From a single Callithrix jacchus isolate 240 chromosome 5, calJac240_pri, whole genome shotgun sequence genomic region:
- the SPAG4 gene encoding sperm-associated antigen 4 protein isoform X4: MRRSSRPGSASSPRKHTPNFFSENSSMSVTSEDSNGRRSAGPEPGEPEGRIAQGRSCGEPALSAGVPGGTTWAGSSQQKPAPRSHNAETACGAATVRGGASEPTGSPVVSEEPLALLPTLDLRQEMPPPRLSKSFLSLLFQVLRVSLSLAGNALVSVYREVCSIRFLFTAVSLLSLFLAVIWLGLLYLVSPSENEPKEMLTLSEYHERVRSQGQQLQQLQAELDKLHKEVSTVRAANSERVAKLVFQRLSEDFVRKPDYALSSVGASIDLEKTSHDYADRNTAYFWNRFRFWNYARPPTVILEPDVSPGNCWAFEGDQGHVVIRLPSRVQLSDITLQHPPPSVAHTGGADSAPRDFAVFVSADEGLQVDDETEVFLGKFTFNVEKSEIQTFHLQPVA; encoded by the exons ATGCGGCGAAGCTCCCGCCCGGGCTCGGCCTCGTCCCCGCGCAAGCACACGCCCAACTTTTTCAGCGAGAACAGCTCAATGAGCGTCACCTCGGAGGACAGCAACGGACGCCGGTCAGCAGGGCCGGAGCCAGGGGAGCCCGAGGGCAGAATAGCCCAGGGCCGGAGCTGCGGTGAGCCCGCCTTGAGCGCGGGAGTGCCCGGAGGAACCACATGGGCAGGAAGCTCTCAGCAGAAGCCGGCGCCTCGGAGCCACAACGCGGAGACCGCCTGTGGCGCGGCAACCGTGAGGGGCGGGGCCTCGG AACCGACTGGGTCTCCAGTTGTCTCTGAGGAGCCGCTCGCCCTTCTCCCGACTCTGgatctgaggcaggagatgcCTCCCCCGCGGCTGTCCAAGAGCTTTCTGA GCCTGCTCTTCCAGGTGCTGAGGGTGTCGTTATCCCTGGCAGGAAACGCCCTGGTCAGCGTATACAG GGAGGTCTGTTCCATCCGCTTCCTGTTCACGGCTGTGTCGCTGCTGAGCCTCTTTCTGGCAG TAATCTGGTTGGGGCTTCTGTACCTGGTCTCTCCTTCGGAGAAT GAACCTAAGGAGATGCTCACTCTAAG TGAGTACCACGAGCGCGTGCGCTCCCAggggcagcagctgcagcagctccaGGCAGAGCTCGATAAACTCCACAAGGAGGTGTCCACTGTTCGCGCAGCCAACAGCGAG AGAGTGGCCAAGCTCGTGTTCCAGAGGCTGAGTGAGGACTTTGTGCGAAAGCCAGACTATGCGCTGAGCTCTGTGG GAGCCTCCATCGACCTAGAGAAGACATCCCACGACTACGCAGACAGGAACACTGCCTACTTTTGGAATCGCTTCAGATTCTGGAACTACGCGCGGCCGCCCACGGTTATCCTGGAG CCCGACGTGTCCCCCGGAAATTGCTGGGCTTTTGAGGGCGACCAAGGCCACGTGGTGATCCGACTACCCAGCCGGGTGCAGCTGAGCGACATCACCTTGCAGCATCCGCCGCCCAGCGTGGCGCACACCGGAGGAGCCGACAGCGCCCCCCGTGACTTCGCGGTCTTTGTGAGTGCGGATGAG GGCCTCCAAGTTGATGATGAGACTGAAGTTTTCTTGGGGAAATTCACCTTCAATGTTGAGAAATCGGAGATTCAGACTTTCCACTTGCAG CCCGTGGCATGA
- the SPAG4 gene encoding sperm-associated antigen 4 protein isoform X3, which translates to MRRSSRPGSASSPRKHTPNFFSENSSMSVTSEDSNGRRSAGPEPGEPEGRIAQGRSCGEPALSAGVPGGTTWAGSSQQKPAPRSHNAETACGAATVRGGASEPTGSPVVSEEPLALLPTLDLRQEMPPPRLSKSFLRNALVSVYREVCSIRFLFTAVSLLSLFLAVIWLGLLYLVSPSENEPKEMLTLSEYHERVRSQGQQLQQLQAELDKLHKEVSTVRAANSERVAKLVFQRLSEDFVRKPDYALSSVGASIDLEKTSHDYADRNTAYFWNRFRFWNYARPPTVILEPDVSPGNCWAFEGDQGHVVIRLPSRVQLSDITLQHPPPSVAHTGGADSAPRDFAVFVSADEGLQVDDETEVFLGKFTFNVEKSEIQTFHLQNDPPAAFPKVKIQILSNWGHPRFTCLYRVRAHGVRTSEGAEGSATGGPH; encoded by the exons ATGCGGCGAAGCTCCCGCCCGGGCTCGGCCTCGTCCCCGCGCAAGCACACGCCCAACTTTTTCAGCGAGAACAGCTCAATGAGCGTCACCTCGGAGGACAGCAACGGACGCCGGTCAGCAGGGCCGGAGCCAGGGGAGCCCGAGGGCAGAATAGCCCAGGGCCGGAGCTGCGGTGAGCCCGCCTTGAGCGCGGGAGTGCCCGGAGGAACCACATGGGCAGGAAGCTCTCAGCAGAAGCCGGCGCCTCGGAGCCACAACGCGGAGACCGCCTGTGGCGCGGCAACCGTGAGGGGCGGGGCCTCGG AACCGACTGGGTCTCCAGTTGTCTCTGAGGAGCCGCTCGCCCTTCTCCCGACTCTGgatctgaggcaggagatgcCTCCCCCGCGGCTGTCCAAGAGCTTTCTGA GAAACGCCCTGGTCAGCGTATACAG GGAGGTCTGTTCCATCCGCTTCCTGTTCACGGCTGTGTCGCTGCTGAGCCTCTTTCTGGCAG TAATCTGGTTGGGGCTTCTGTACCTGGTCTCTCCTTCGGAGAAT GAACCTAAGGAGATGCTCACTCTAAG TGAGTACCACGAGCGCGTGCGCTCCCAggggcagcagctgcagcagctccaGGCAGAGCTCGATAAACTCCACAAGGAGGTGTCCACTGTTCGCGCAGCCAACAGCGAG AGAGTGGCCAAGCTCGTGTTCCAGAGGCTGAGTGAGGACTTTGTGCGAAAGCCAGACTATGCGCTGAGCTCTGTGG GAGCCTCCATCGACCTAGAGAAGACATCCCACGACTACGCAGACAGGAACACTGCCTACTTTTGGAATCGCTTCAGATTCTGGAACTACGCGCGGCCGCCCACGGTTATCCTGGAG CCCGACGTGTCCCCCGGAAATTGCTGGGCTTTTGAGGGCGACCAAGGCCACGTGGTGATCCGACTACCCAGCCGGGTGCAGCTGAGCGACATCACCTTGCAGCATCCGCCGCCCAGCGTGGCGCACACCGGAGGAGCCGACAGCGCCCCCCGTGACTTCGCGGTCTTTGTGAGTGCGGATGAG GGCCTCCAAGTTGATGATGAGACTGAAGTTTTCTTGGGGAAATTCACCTTCAATGTTGAGAAATCGGAGATTCAGACTTTCCACTTGCAG AATGACCCCCCAGCTGCCTTTCCCAAGGTGAAGATCCAGATTCTAAGCAACTGGGGCCACCCCCGTTTCACATGCTTGTATCGAGTCCGTGCCCATGGTGTGCGAACCTCAGAGGGGGCTGAGGGCAGTGCCACAGGGGGACCCCATTAA
- the SPAG4 gene encoding sperm-associated antigen 4 protein isoform X5, translating to MRRSSRPGSASSPRKHTPNFFSENSSMSVTSEDSNGRRSAGPEPGEPEGRIAQGRSCGEPALSAGVPGGTTWAGSSQQKPAPRSHNAETACGAATVRGGASEPTGSPVVSEEPLALLPTLDLRQEMPPPRLSKSFLSLLFQVLRVSLSLAGNALVSVYREVCSIRFLFTAVSLLSLFLAVIWLGLLYLVSPSENEPKEMLTLSEYHERVRSQGQQLQQLQAELDKLHKEVSTVRAANSERVAKLVFQRLSEDFVRKPDYALSSVGASIDLEKTSHDYADRNTAYFWNRFRFWNYARPPTVILEPDVSPGNCWAFEGDQGHVVIRLPSRVQLSDITLQHPPPSVAHTGGADSAPRDFAVFGLQVDDETEVFLGKFTFNVEKSEIQTFHLQPVA from the exons ATGCGGCGAAGCTCCCGCCCGGGCTCGGCCTCGTCCCCGCGCAAGCACACGCCCAACTTTTTCAGCGAGAACAGCTCAATGAGCGTCACCTCGGAGGACAGCAACGGACGCCGGTCAGCAGGGCCGGAGCCAGGGGAGCCCGAGGGCAGAATAGCCCAGGGCCGGAGCTGCGGTGAGCCCGCCTTGAGCGCGGGAGTGCCCGGAGGAACCACATGGGCAGGAAGCTCTCAGCAGAAGCCGGCGCCTCGGAGCCACAACGCGGAGACCGCCTGTGGCGCGGCAACCGTGAGGGGCGGGGCCTCGG AACCGACTGGGTCTCCAGTTGTCTCTGAGGAGCCGCTCGCCCTTCTCCCGACTCTGgatctgaggcaggagatgcCTCCCCCGCGGCTGTCCAAGAGCTTTCTGA GCCTGCTCTTCCAGGTGCTGAGGGTGTCGTTATCCCTGGCAGGAAACGCCCTGGTCAGCGTATACAG GGAGGTCTGTTCCATCCGCTTCCTGTTCACGGCTGTGTCGCTGCTGAGCCTCTTTCTGGCAG TAATCTGGTTGGGGCTTCTGTACCTGGTCTCTCCTTCGGAGAAT GAACCTAAGGAGATGCTCACTCTAAG TGAGTACCACGAGCGCGTGCGCTCCCAggggcagcagctgcagcagctccaGGCAGAGCTCGATAAACTCCACAAGGAGGTGTCCACTGTTCGCGCAGCCAACAGCGAG AGAGTGGCCAAGCTCGTGTTCCAGAGGCTGAGTGAGGACTTTGTGCGAAAGCCAGACTATGCGCTGAGCTCTGTGG GAGCCTCCATCGACCTAGAGAAGACATCCCACGACTACGCAGACAGGAACACTGCCTACTTTTGGAATCGCTTCAGATTCTGGAACTACGCGCGGCCGCCCACGGTTATCCTGGAG CCCGACGTGTCCCCCGGAAATTGCTGGGCTTTTGAGGGCGACCAAGGCCACGTGGTGATCCGACTACCCAGCCGGGTGCAGCTGAGCGACATCACCTTGCAGCATCCGCCGCCCAGCGTGGCGCACACCGGAGGAGCCGACAGCGCCCCCCGTGACTTCGCGGTCTTT GGCCTCCAAGTTGATGATGAGACTGAAGTTTTCTTGGGGAAATTCACCTTCAATGTTGAGAAATCGGAGATTCAGACTTTCCACTTGCAG CCCGTGGCATGA
- the SPAG4 gene encoding sperm-associated antigen 4 protein isoform X7: MGRKLSAEAGASEPQRGDRLWRGNQPTGSPVVSEEPLALLPTLDLRQEMPPPRLSKSFLSLLFQVLRVSLSLAGNALVSVYREVCSIRFLFTAVSLLSLFLAVIWLGLLYLVSPSENEPKEMLTLSEYHERVRSQGQQLQQLQAELDKLHKEVSTVRAANSERVAKLVFQRLSEDFVRKPDYALSSVGASIDLEKTSHDYADRNTAYFWNRFRFWNYARPPTVILEPDVSPGNCWAFEGDQGHVVIRLPSRVQLSDITLQHPPPSVAHTGGADSAPRDFAVFGLQVDDETEVFLGKFTFNVEKSEIQTFHLQNDPPAAFPKVKIQILSNWGHPRFTCLYRVRAHGVRTSEGAEGSATGGPH; the protein is encoded by the exons ATGGGCAGGAAGCTCTCAGCAGAAGCCGGCGCCTCGGAGCCACAACGCGGAGACCGCCTGTGGCGCGGCAACC AACCGACTGGGTCTCCAGTTGTCTCTGAGGAGCCGCTCGCCCTTCTCCCGACTCTGgatctgaggcaggagatgcCTCCCCCGCGGCTGTCCAAGAGCTTTCTGA GCCTGCTCTTCCAGGTGCTGAGGGTGTCGTTATCCCTGGCAGGAAACGCCCTGGTCAGCGTATACAG GGAGGTCTGTTCCATCCGCTTCCTGTTCACGGCTGTGTCGCTGCTGAGCCTCTTTCTGGCAG TAATCTGGTTGGGGCTTCTGTACCTGGTCTCTCCTTCGGAGAAT GAACCTAAGGAGATGCTCACTCTAAG TGAGTACCACGAGCGCGTGCGCTCCCAggggcagcagctgcagcagctccaGGCAGAGCTCGATAAACTCCACAAGGAGGTGTCCACTGTTCGCGCAGCCAACAGCGAG AGAGTGGCCAAGCTCGTGTTCCAGAGGCTGAGTGAGGACTTTGTGCGAAAGCCAGACTATGCGCTGAGCTCTGTGG GAGCCTCCATCGACCTAGAGAAGACATCCCACGACTACGCAGACAGGAACACTGCCTACTTTTGGAATCGCTTCAGATTCTGGAACTACGCGCGGCCGCCCACGGTTATCCTGGAG CCCGACGTGTCCCCCGGAAATTGCTGGGCTTTTGAGGGCGACCAAGGCCACGTGGTGATCCGACTACCCAGCCGGGTGCAGCTGAGCGACATCACCTTGCAGCATCCGCCGCCCAGCGTGGCGCACACCGGAGGAGCCGACAGCGCCCCCCGTGACTTCGCGGTCTTT GGCCTCCAAGTTGATGATGAGACTGAAGTTTTCTTGGGGAAATTCACCTTCAATGTTGAGAAATCGGAGATTCAGACTTTCCACTTGCAG AATGACCCCCCAGCTGCCTTTCCCAAGGTGAAGATCCAGATTCTAAGCAACTGGGGCCACCCCCGTTTCACATGCTTGTATCGAGTCCGTGCCCATGGTGTGCGAACCTCAGAGGGGGCTGAGGGCAGTGCCACAGGGGGACCCCATTAA
- the SPAG4 gene encoding sperm-associated antigen 4 protein isoform X2, translated as MRRSSRPGSASSPRKHTPNFFSENSSMSVTSEDSNGRRSAGPEPGEPEGRIAQGRSCGEPALSAGVPGGTTWAGSSQQKPAPRSHNAETACGAATVRGGASEPTGSPVVSEEPLALLPTLDLRQEMPPPRLSKSFLSLLFQVLRVSLSLAGNALVSVYREVCSIRFLFTAVSLLSLFLAVIWLGLLYLVSPSENEPKEMLTLSEYHERVRSQGQQLQQLQAELDKLHKEVSTVRAANSERVAKLVFQRLSEDFVRKPDYALSSVGASIDLEKTSHDYADRNTAYFWNRFRFWNYARPPTVILEPDVSPGNCWAFEGDQGHVVIRLPSRVQLSDITLQHPPPSVAHTGGADSAPRDFAVFGLQVDDETEVFLGKFTFNVEKSEIQTFHLQNDPPAAFPKVKIQILSNWGHPRFTCLYRVRAHGVRTSEGAEGSATGGPH; from the exons ATGCGGCGAAGCTCCCGCCCGGGCTCGGCCTCGTCCCCGCGCAAGCACACGCCCAACTTTTTCAGCGAGAACAGCTCAATGAGCGTCACCTCGGAGGACAGCAACGGACGCCGGTCAGCAGGGCCGGAGCCAGGGGAGCCCGAGGGCAGAATAGCCCAGGGCCGGAGCTGCGGTGAGCCCGCCTTGAGCGCGGGAGTGCCCGGAGGAACCACATGGGCAGGAAGCTCTCAGCAGAAGCCGGCGCCTCGGAGCCACAACGCGGAGACCGCCTGTGGCGCGGCAACCGTGAGGGGCGGGGCCTCGG AACCGACTGGGTCTCCAGTTGTCTCTGAGGAGCCGCTCGCCCTTCTCCCGACTCTGgatctgaggcaggagatgcCTCCCCCGCGGCTGTCCAAGAGCTTTCTGA GCCTGCTCTTCCAGGTGCTGAGGGTGTCGTTATCCCTGGCAGGAAACGCCCTGGTCAGCGTATACAG GGAGGTCTGTTCCATCCGCTTCCTGTTCACGGCTGTGTCGCTGCTGAGCCTCTTTCTGGCAG TAATCTGGTTGGGGCTTCTGTACCTGGTCTCTCCTTCGGAGAAT GAACCTAAGGAGATGCTCACTCTAAG TGAGTACCACGAGCGCGTGCGCTCCCAggggcagcagctgcagcagctccaGGCAGAGCTCGATAAACTCCACAAGGAGGTGTCCACTGTTCGCGCAGCCAACAGCGAG AGAGTGGCCAAGCTCGTGTTCCAGAGGCTGAGTGAGGACTTTGTGCGAAAGCCAGACTATGCGCTGAGCTCTGTGG GAGCCTCCATCGACCTAGAGAAGACATCCCACGACTACGCAGACAGGAACACTGCCTACTTTTGGAATCGCTTCAGATTCTGGAACTACGCGCGGCCGCCCACGGTTATCCTGGAG CCCGACGTGTCCCCCGGAAATTGCTGGGCTTTTGAGGGCGACCAAGGCCACGTGGTGATCCGACTACCCAGCCGGGTGCAGCTGAGCGACATCACCTTGCAGCATCCGCCGCCCAGCGTGGCGCACACCGGAGGAGCCGACAGCGCCCCCCGTGACTTCGCGGTCTTT GGCCTCCAAGTTGATGATGAGACTGAAGTTTTCTTGGGGAAATTCACCTTCAATGTTGAGAAATCGGAGATTCAGACTTTCCACTTGCAG AATGACCCCCCAGCTGCCTTTCCCAAGGTGAAGATCCAGATTCTAAGCAACTGGGGCCACCCCCGTTTCACATGCTTGTATCGAGTCCGTGCCCATGGTGTGCGAACCTCAGAGGGGGCTGAGGGCAGTGCCACAGGGGGACCCCATTAA
- the SPAG4 gene encoding sperm-associated antigen 4 protein isoform X1 — protein sequence MRRSSRPGSASSPRKHTPNFFSENSSMSVTSEDSNGRRSAGPEPGEPEGRIAQGRSCGEPALSAGVPGGTTWAGSSQQKPAPRSHNAETACGAATVRGGASEPTGSPVVSEEPLALLPTLDLRQEMPPPRLSKSFLSLLFQVLRVSLSLAGNALVSVYREVCSIRFLFTAVSLLSLFLAVIWLGLLYLVSPSENEPKEMLTLSEYHERVRSQGQQLQQLQAELDKLHKEVSTVRAANSERVAKLVFQRLSEDFVRKPDYALSSVGASIDLEKTSHDYADRNTAYFWNRFRFWNYARPPTVILEPDVSPGNCWAFEGDQGHVVIRLPSRVQLSDITLQHPPPSVAHTGGADSAPRDFAVFVSADEGLQVDDETEVFLGKFTFNVEKSEIQTFHLQNDPPAAFPKVKIQILSNWGHPRFTCLYRVRAHGVRTSEGAEGSATGGPH from the exons ATGCGGCGAAGCTCCCGCCCGGGCTCGGCCTCGTCCCCGCGCAAGCACACGCCCAACTTTTTCAGCGAGAACAGCTCAATGAGCGTCACCTCGGAGGACAGCAACGGACGCCGGTCAGCAGGGCCGGAGCCAGGGGAGCCCGAGGGCAGAATAGCCCAGGGCCGGAGCTGCGGTGAGCCCGCCTTGAGCGCGGGAGTGCCCGGAGGAACCACATGGGCAGGAAGCTCTCAGCAGAAGCCGGCGCCTCGGAGCCACAACGCGGAGACCGCCTGTGGCGCGGCAACCGTGAGGGGCGGGGCCTCGG AACCGACTGGGTCTCCAGTTGTCTCTGAGGAGCCGCTCGCCCTTCTCCCGACTCTGgatctgaggcaggagatgcCTCCCCCGCGGCTGTCCAAGAGCTTTCTGA GCCTGCTCTTCCAGGTGCTGAGGGTGTCGTTATCCCTGGCAGGAAACGCCCTGGTCAGCGTATACAG GGAGGTCTGTTCCATCCGCTTCCTGTTCACGGCTGTGTCGCTGCTGAGCCTCTTTCTGGCAG TAATCTGGTTGGGGCTTCTGTACCTGGTCTCTCCTTCGGAGAAT GAACCTAAGGAGATGCTCACTCTAAG TGAGTACCACGAGCGCGTGCGCTCCCAggggcagcagctgcagcagctccaGGCAGAGCTCGATAAACTCCACAAGGAGGTGTCCACTGTTCGCGCAGCCAACAGCGAG AGAGTGGCCAAGCTCGTGTTCCAGAGGCTGAGTGAGGACTTTGTGCGAAAGCCAGACTATGCGCTGAGCTCTGTGG GAGCCTCCATCGACCTAGAGAAGACATCCCACGACTACGCAGACAGGAACACTGCCTACTTTTGGAATCGCTTCAGATTCTGGAACTACGCGCGGCCGCCCACGGTTATCCTGGAG CCCGACGTGTCCCCCGGAAATTGCTGGGCTTTTGAGGGCGACCAAGGCCACGTGGTGATCCGACTACCCAGCCGGGTGCAGCTGAGCGACATCACCTTGCAGCATCCGCCGCCCAGCGTGGCGCACACCGGAGGAGCCGACAGCGCCCCCCGTGACTTCGCGGTCTTTGTGAGTGCGGATGAG GGCCTCCAAGTTGATGATGAGACTGAAGTTTTCTTGGGGAAATTCACCTTCAATGTTGAGAAATCGGAGATTCAGACTTTCCACTTGCAG AATGACCCCCCAGCTGCCTTTCCCAAGGTGAAGATCCAGATTCTAAGCAACTGGGGCCACCCCCGTTTCACATGCTTGTATCGAGTCCGTGCCCATGGTGTGCGAACCTCAGAGGGGGCTGAGGGCAGTGCCACAGGGGGACCCCATTAA
- the SPAG4 gene encoding sperm-associated antigen 4 protein isoform X6, with the protein MGRKLSAEAGASEPQRGDRLWRGNQPTGSPVVSEEPLALLPTLDLRQEMPPPRLSKSFLSLLFQVLRVSLSLAGNALVSVYREVCSIRFLFTAVSLLSLFLAVIWLGLLYLVSPSENEPKEMLTLSEYHERVRSQGQQLQQLQAELDKLHKEVSTVRAANSERVAKLVFQRLSEDFVRKPDYALSSVGASIDLEKTSHDYADRNTAYFWNRFRFWNYARPPTVILEPDVSPGNCWAFEGDQGHVVIRLPSRVQLSDITLQHPPPSVAHTGGADSAPRDFAVFVSADEGLQVDDETEVFLGKFTFNVEKSEIQTFHLQNDPPAAFPKVKIQILSNWGHPRFTCLYRVRAHGVRTSEGAEGSATGGPH; encoded by the exons ATGGGCAGGAAGCTCTCAGCAGAAGCCGGCGCCTCGGAGCCACAACGCGGAGACCGCCTGTGGCGCGGCAACC AACCGACTGGGTCTCCAGTTGTCTCTGAGGAGCCGCTCGCCCTTCTCCCGACTCTGgatctgaggcaggagatgcCTCCCCCGCGGCTGTCCAAGAGCTTTCTGA GCCTGCTCTTCCAGGTGCTGAGGGTGTCGTTATCCCTGGCAGGAAACGCCCTGGTCAGCGTATACAG GGAGGTCTGTTCCATCCGCTTCCTGTTCACGGCTGTGTCGCTGCTGAGCCTCTTTCTGGCAG TAATCTGGTTGGGGCTTCTGTACCTGGTCTCTCCTTCGGAGAAT GAACCTAAGGAGATGCTCACTCTAAG TGAGTACCACGAGCGCGTGCGCTCCCAggggcagcagctgcagcagctccaGGCAGAGCTCGATAAACTCCACAAGGAGGTGTCCACTGTTCGCGCAGCCAACAGCGAG AGAGTGGCCAAGCTCGTGTTCCAGAGGCTGAGTGAGGACTTTGTGCGAAAGCCAGACTATGCGCTGAGCTCTGTGG GAGCCTCCATCGACCTAGAGAAGACATCCCACGACTACGCAGACAGGAACACTGCCTACTTTTGGAATCGCTTCAGATTCTGGAACTACGCGCGGCCGCCCACGGTTATCCTGGAG CCCGACGTGTCCCCCGGAAATTGCTGGGCTTTTGAGGGCGACCAAGGCCACGTGGTGATCCGACTACCCAGCCGGGTGCAGCTGAGCGACATCACCTTGCAGCATCCGCCGCCCAGCGTGGCGCACACCGGAGGAGCCGACAGCGCCCCCCGTGACTTCGCGGTCTTTGTGAGTGCGGATGAG GGCCTCCAAGTTGATGATGAGACTGAAGTTTTCTTGGGGAAATTCACCTTCAATGTTGAGAAATCGGAGATTCAGACTTTCCACTTGCAG AATGACCCCCCAGCTGCCTTTCCCAAGGTGAAGATCCAGATTCTAAGCAACTGGGGCCACCCCCGTTTCACATGCTTGTATCGAGTCCGTGCCCATGGTGTGCGAACCTCAGAGGGGGCTGAGGGCAGTGCCACAGGGGGACCCCATTAA